The Syntrophorhabdus sp. genome contains the following window.
CATTTCTGACCCGTTGATAGGTCGTTAAGAACAGGTAAAAACAGGCGATCACGAAGACCAGAAGGGAGGTCAGGAACAGCCAGCGTTTCAAAACCTTTTCCTCCTTACCCGCCTGGAGCCCCTGCGAAATTCCGATCCACAGCCCCACTTTCTCCAGGGCGCGCAGTTGATGTGGGATACTACAGGAATTCTAAACAACTTTTCACGAAAAGCCAACCACTTTCGACCCTGCCCGCTGGCGTTCCGTCACGGTACGTCAAGGTTCACCACCTTTCCCATATAAGAACGGATGGAATCGAGAAGGTCATCGCCGGGCTCGTGAAACTGCGTGCCGATGGACGTCCCTTTCTCGGTCATCCTTATATTCCTCACTATCGCCCTGACAGACCTCTCTTCCGACGAACCGATGAGGCGCGCCGAAAAGACTATCTCATCACCTACATTCACGCCCGGGTTTGGCGCGGAACCTGACTGGTCAAAAAGAAAGCTGCAGCCGCCTTCGCTCACGTCGGTGAAAACACCAAGGTGCGATACTCCGTTCATCGAGACCGCGCCGGGGATGAGGCAGGGCACCCTCTGGAACTTTCTCAGGTTGACCGTCTCGATCTTTTCCGGGTAGGAGAGAAAAGCCAGGCGAAACGGCTCGTTCAGGGCGGCCATGAGCGTGGAGTAGAAACCGTAGGCCTTTCCGTCATAAAGGTAACGGACGATGATATTGTTCATTTGGTGCAGCTTCACCCAGAGGCCCGGTATGGGGGGCACCTCCGCGATGAGATACCGGCCTTCCACCATGCCCACGACAGTCCCGTTCCAGGTATCCCGTGCTCCCCTCAGCTGGATACGCAGGTTGATGCCAGGCTCTATGCCCAGGTATTCCTTCCGATGTATGGTCTGCTCGCCGCTCTTTTCCATGACAGGTACCGGGTTCTTCTCGCTGTGAAGGAGCCCCTTGGACTATATATCGCCATTCGCTCCGATCCATTAAGGGCCTGCCGCATGAACGGCCTCGAGGGGTATGCCGCCGGTCTCGAAAACGCCCACGATCTCCACCGCCCGCACCACGGCGGCGTGACCCGGCAGCGAGAACCCCCCTGCTGACCTCGGCAGGATCGCGGGATTCTCTGCCTCCCTGCGCTAGAAAGGAATGGACAGCTTGAAGCTCCCCGTGCCCGAGGTGAGGTTGCCTGAGAAGAGTCCGCTGTAATCAAGCCGCAGCACCATGCCGCCCTTGCTGAAAAGATCGACACCCGCCGAAACATAGGCCATGTCGCTGTCGAGCTTGTTGCGGATCGTGAAAGACGGGACGTTGGCGGGCGCCCCTTCAAACTGGGCCGAGACGTTGGTCCTGGTGCCGGAGAAGATGTGGAGGAGTCCCGCACGGGCATACGGCCTTGCCAGGATGCCATTCTTGAAGGAAAGCTCCCCGCCTGCCTCCAGGGCAGGTCTCGCGCTGATCGTTGTCTGGCTGCGACCCTCGACGCTGAGGTTCGCGCCGGCCGCCCCTGATTCCGTGAACCCTCCCATGCTGGCATAACTGATCGTCCCGTCAAGGATAGGACGAAGATACCATTTCTTCCACTCGAAGTCATGGGCCAGCCGCGCACGGCCTGAAAAGGAGGTTATCCCCTGCTTGCTCTTCGCTGTGGTCCCCGGATAGGGCAGGTCCACGTACCGTTTCGTATCGTACCATCCGTATCCGCCGGTAACTCCCAGGGCCATCGCGGTGCCTCCCCAACGGTTCTTCGCCACAAGACCTCCCTGTATCTGGCTTCCCGTGCTCCGGGAATAGCTCGATACGTCGGTGGTGCTGTTCTCGTAAGAAAGGGCGAAACCGCCAAAGAAGTCCCCGGCGATCTGTTGCTGGATGCCGGCGCTTATGGTGTAGGC
Protein-coding sequences here:
- a CDS encoding flagellar brake protein translates to MEKSGEQTIHRKEYLGIEPGINLRIQLRGARDTWNGTVVGMVEGRYLIAEVPPIPGLWVKLHQMNNIIVRYLYDGKAYGFYSTLMAALNEPFRLAFLSYPEKIETVNLRKFQRVPCLIPGAVSMNGVSHLGVFTDVSEGGCSFLFDQSGSAPNPGVNVGDEIVFSARLIGSSEERSVRAIVRNIRMTEKGTSIGTQFHEPGDDLLDSIRSYMGKVVNLDVP